Proteins encoded within one genomic window of Granulicella pectinivorans:
- a CDS encoding glycosyl hydrolase, producing the protein MSGRTLNNAVKLAACAVFFGSAYAQQPWQRMQMPTATDVAKVWAAPPPEYGPEPYYGLNGAATIETVQHDLDTMKGLGFQAVTVQAGGGMLQTYLSPEYLAFFKQFVGEAKKRSMRVWIVDDIGYPSGFAGGKFTTDKPALRMQALSIAKRLPVKGGATLRQAVGPDVVAAVAVSSTGQQQPVKIDGETLTWAAPTGSDWEVLVVEHVFRTSPTRSDTNPTHQKDQSQSLEDYLNPAATAAYLGFTHQKYYDAMPEEFGKTILGFRGDEPDYSINGLPWTPALFERFQQIKGYDVHPYLGAMLASLPARGQTAGTLTQKELRAKGDYYDVFSQMFRDGFFKPQSEWCAAHHVEYQVHLNHEEMELALVRSEGEFFRDMKYVQVPGIDSIWHQIWQDTISDFPRLAASAAHIYGHPRAFTETFAAYRPEPDGQMARYILNEQLVRGVNLVETMYYPSTASPATATRRGGGPSALMRDPSWPGLMQYVRRISYVMSMGRPDASVALYLPSSSLWLGDADADRAFVASEQMLSERQIDFDVIGGDALASDLEAGRGYLETLSGNRYRTVIVPSASVISQVELDRLKAFAQGGGKVLFLGRTPSLIAGKTMLDGREATAVDFGFAAVETSAQLPETPTPPAQPPAVALTPQVVPAAIEKAVNAAVGVRDVSLDAPDASLKVISRRLADAEVYFFFNEGPQAASHAVTIHGKGKTVSVWDPETSVVSSLPSTHHGVDTTITLDLKGHETRLISVR; encoded by the coding sequence ATGAGCGGTCGAACTCTTAACAATGCGGTGAAACTTGCGGCGTGTGCCGTGTTTTTCGGTTCGGCCTATGCGCAACAGCCCTGGCAGCGGATGCAGATGCCGACGGCGACTGACGTTGCCAAGGTGTGGGCGGCGCCTCCGCCGGAGTATGGCCCGGAACCCTACTACGGGCTCAATGGGGCGGCGACGATCGAGACAGTCCAACACGACCTCGACACGATGAAAGGTCTCGGGTTCCAGGCAGTGACGGTGCAGGCTGGCGGAGGCATGCTGCAGACCTACCTTTCACCGGAGTATCTTGCTTTCTTCAAACAGTTTGTCGGCGAAGCAAAGAAGAGGTCGATGCGGGTATGGATCGTGGACGATATCGGCTATCCGAGCGGATTTGCCGGAGGCAAGTTCACGACTGACAAGCCCGCGTTACGGATGCAGGCCCTCTCAATTGCCAAACGTCTGCCGGTGAAGGGCGGGGCTACGCTGAGACAGGCAGTGGGGCCGGATGTGGTTGCAGCCGTGGCGGTTAGCTCCACGGGCCAGCAACAGCCGGTGAAGATTGACGGCGAGACCCTGACGTGGGCCGCGCCGACCGGGTCAGATTGGGAGGTTCTGGTGGTCGAGCATGTGTTCCGCACTTCGCCGACCAGGAGCGACACCAATCCAACGCACCAGAAGGATCAGTCCCAGTCGCTCGAGGACTACCTGAACCCGGCAGCGACCGCCGCGTACCTGGGTTTCACACACCAGAAGTACTACGACGCGATGCCGGAGGAGTTTGGAAAGACGATCCTGGGGTTCCGTGGGGATGAGCCAGACTACTCCATCAACGGGTTGCCATGGACACCTGCCTTGTTCGAGCGTTTTCAGCAGATTAAGGGATATGACGTTCATCCTTACCTGGGGGCGATGCTGGCTTCGCTGCCTGCGCGAGGCCAGACGGCCGGCACCCTGACGCAAAAAGAGTTGCGTGCCAAGGGCGACTACTACGACGTGTTCTCGCAGATGTTTCGCGATGGTTTTTTCAAGCCGCAGAGTGAGTGGTGTGCTGCCCATCATGTCGAATACCAGGTGCATTTGAACCACGAAGAGATGGAACTGGCGCTGGTGCGTTCGGAGGGCGAGTTCTTCCGCGATATGAAGTACGTTCAGGTTCCTGGGATCGACAGCATCTGGCACCAGATATGGCAGGACACGATCTCGGATTTTCCGCGTCTGGCGGCGAGCGCGGCGCATATATACGGGCATCCCAGGGCGTTTACGGAGACGTTCGCGGCTTATCGGCCTGAGCCAGACGGGCAGATGGCCCGGTACATTCTGAACGAGCAGCTCGTGCGCGGCGTGAATCTGGTGGAGACGATGTATTACCCGTCCACGGCGAGTCCGGCGACTGCGACCCGCCGTGGTGGTGGTCCATCCGCCCTGATGCGGGATCCTTCGTGGCCGGGGCTGATGCAGTATGTGCGTCGCATCAGTTACGTGATGAGCATGGGGAGACCCGATGCCTCGGTCGCGCTTTACCTGCCGTCAAGTTCGCTCTGGCTTGGCGATGCGGACGCGGACCGTGCCTTTGTTGCGTCGGAGCAGATGCTCTCGGAGAGGCAGATCGACTTCGATGTGATCGGTGGGGATGCGCTTGCGAGTGATTTGGAGGCGGGCAGAGGCTATCTTGAGACGCTGAGCGGGAATCGTTATCGGACAGTGATTGTGCCTTCGGCTTCGGTCATCAGCCAGGTGGAGCTTGATCGCCTGAAGGCCTTCGCGCAGGGCGGCGGGAAGGTTTTGTTTCTGGGGCGAACGCCTTCGCTGATCGCGGGGAAAACGATGCTGGACGGGCGCGAGGCGACTGCCGTGGACTTTGGCTTTGCGGCCGTCGAGACGTCGGCGCAGCTTCCGGAGACACCGACGCCACCGGCACAGCCACCGGCGGTCGCGCTGACGCCGCAGGTGGTGCCGGCTGCGATCGAGAAGGCGGTGAATGCTGCTGTTGGTGTGCGGGACGTTTCGCTCGATGCGCCGGACGCGTCGCTGAAGGTGATCAGCCGCAGGCTTGCCGATGCGGAGGTGTATTTCTTCTTCAATGAGGGGCCACAGGCTGCGTCGCATGCGGTTACGATTCATGGCAAGGGGAAGACGGTTTCGGTGTGGGATCCGGAGACGAGTGTTGTCTCTTCCCTGCCCTCCACGCACCATGGAGTCGACACCACCATCACGCTCGATCTGAAGGGTCACGAGACGCGTTTGATCTCGGTACGGTAA
- a CDS encoding rhamnogalacturonan acetylesterase, whose product MHDVRRFAFVCLLGATLPVCAAAQATDLKFDFGSGRAGFTHVAPTDLYAESTGYGFEPGAQLANGDQGKTTTSGAPFFFSARVPEGNYTVTVSLGDSSVSTTTTLKAESGRLMAERVEVPAGKVVERTFTTNVRTPHLPKLPLNATGREEISLDQFDRANVLDWDDKLTIEINSPHAALRSISIVSAPSAPTVFLAGDSTVTDRDGGNDVSWGQLLPRFLKPGVAVSNQAQSGETLKSFANALRLDKILSQMKKGDYLFLQFCHNDSKEAWPQTYVDASTTYKAYLKVYIAEARLRGATPVLVTAMDRGDRTTGAPMHGHGGYPEAVREVARDENVALIDLYAVSQTFYGAAGADAPKILADGTHSTAYGGYEFAKAVVTGIRQNRLPLASYVVDDFRDFDPSHPDTSAALNLDGLFSKREARRAAAGNPGPGPL is encoded by the coding sequence ATGCACGATGTTCGTCGTTTTGCTTTTGTCTGCCTGTTGGGCGCGACGTTGCCGGTTTGTGCCGCGGCGCAAGCTACTGATTTGAAGTTCGATTTCGGATCGGGCAGAGCGGGTTTCACCCATGTGGCCCCGACCGATTTGTATGCGGAATCGACGGGTTATGGATTTGAGCCAGGAGCGCAGCTTGCGAACGGCGATCAAGGCAAGACGACGACCAGCGGGGCTCCGTTCTTCTTCTCGGCGCGTGTTCCTGAGGGGAACTATACCGTGACGGTCAGTCTTGGCGACTCTTCGGTTTCTACCACGACGACGCTGAAGGCAGAGTCGGGGCGGTTGATGGCGGAGCGGGTTGAGGTGCCTGCTGGGAAGGTGGTCGAAAGGACCTTTACGACGAATGTTCGGACGCCGCATCTTCCGAAGTTACCGCTCAATGCGACGGGGCGGGAGGAGATCAGTCTCGACCAGTTCGACCGGGCCAATGTGCTGGATTGGGATGACAAACTGACGATCGAGATCAACAGTCCGCATGCGGCTTTGCGGTCGATTTCGATTGTTTCCGCGCCTTCCGCTCCTACGGTTTTTCTGGCTGGGGATTCGACGGTCACGGATCGCGATGGCGGCAATGATGTGAGCTGGGGACAGCTTTTGCCTCGGTTTTTGAAGCCGGGGGTTGCTGTTTCGAACCAGGCGCAGTCGGGGGAGACGCTGAAAAGCTTTGCGAATGCGCTGCGGCTGGACAAGATTCTGAGCCAGATGAAGAAGGGGGACTACCTCTTTCTCCAGTTCTGCCATAACGACTCGAAGGAGGCTTGGCCGCAGACTTATGTCGATGCTTCAACAACTTACAAGGCTTATTTGAAGGTTTATATCGCTGAGGCGCGGCTGCGGGGGGCTACTCCTGTGCTGGTGACGGCGATGGATCGGGGGGATCGGACTACGGGAGCGCCGATGCATGGGCATGGCGGGTATCCGGAGGCGGTGCGGGAGGTGGCGCGGGACGAGAATGTGGCATTGATCGATCTTTATGCCGTAAGTCAAACATTCTATGGGGCTGCGGGAGCCGATGCACCGAAGATTCTGGCGGATGGGACACATTCCACGGCGTATGGCGGGTATGAGTTTGCGAAGGCGGTGGTGACGGGGATTCGGCAGAATCGGCTTCCGCTGGCGAGCTATGTCGTTGATGATTTTAGGGATTTCGACCCTAGCCATCCGGATACGAGCGCGGCGCTGAACCTGGACGGGCTGTTCAGTAAGCGGGAGGCACGGCGGGCGGCGGCGGGGAATCCGGGGCCCGGACCGCTGTAG
- a CDS encoding formylglycine-generating enzyme family protein — protein MKPTPPACCVPSKHRAERLAASTELSAQRIRATEGSTGDMILLEGGDFLMGTDAQEGFPADGEGPVRRVTLDPFYIDPTPVTNQAFAKFIEATGYRTESELFGWSFVFQGDLTPGQLESQAVHGVEWWRRIEGAAWNHPEGPLSDILARPSHPVVHVSWNDAVAYASWAGKRLPTEAEWEYAARGGLEQKLFPWGDELTPGGRHLCNIWQGTFPTQNTAEDGYPSTSPVDAFPPNAFGLYSTTGNTWEWCADWFDAEYHLNATRTNPIGPPTGTARMLKGGSYLCHKSYCNRYRVAARSSNTPDSATTNMSFRCVRDIR, from the coding sequence ATGAAGCCCACGCCTCCAGCATGCTGTGTCCCCAGCAAACACCGCGCCGAGCGCCTCGCCGCCTCGACGGAACTCTCCGCCCAGCGCATCCGTGCGACCGAAGGCTCGACCGGCGACATGATCCTCCTCGAAGGAGGCGACTTCCTCATGGGCACTGACGCCCAGGAGGGTTTTCCAGCCGACGGCGAAGGCCCCGTACGCCGCGTCACCCTTGACCCCTTCTACATCGACCCCACCCCCGTCACCAACCAGGCCTTCGCGAAGTTTATCGAGGCTACCGGCTACCGCACCGAGTCCGAGCTCTTCGGCTGGTCGTTCGTCTTCCAGGGTGACCTCACACCCGGGCAGCTCGAAAGCCAAGCCGTCCACGGCGTCGAGTGGTGGCGCCGCATCGAAGGTGCCGCCTGGAACCACCCCGAAGGCCCCCTCAGCGACATCCTCGCCCGCCCCTCGCACCCCGTCGTCCACGTCTCCTGGAACGACGCCGTCGCCTATGCCTCCTGGGCAGGGAAGCGTCTCCCCACCGAAGCCGAGTGGGAGTATGCTGCTCGCGGCGGTCTCGAACAAAAGCTCTTTCCCTGGGGCGACGAGCTTACCCCTGGCGGTCGCCACCTCTGCAACATCTGGCAGGGCACCTTCCCCACCCAAAACACCGCCGAGGATGGCTATCCCTCCACCAGTCCCGTCGACGCCTTCCCCCCCAACGCCTTCGGCCTCTACTCCACCACCGGTAACACCTGGGAGTGGTGTGCCGACTGGTTCGACGCCGAGTACCACCTCAACGCCACCCGGACGAACCCCATCGGCCCCCCGACCGGAACGGCCCGTATGCTCAAGGGCGGCTCCTACCTCTGCCACAAGTCCTACTGCAACCGCTACCGGGTCGCCGCCCGCTCCTCCAACACACCCGACAGCGCCACCACCAACATGAGCTTCCGTTGCGTGCGCGATATCCGGTGA
- a CDS encoding peptidylprolyl isomerase has product MPITINGERIEDALFLEEFRHLGGQSIDPTQPGAEHELDRLRHLAERRVLRNVLLRQRAIAAGFTVTPEEVLNERSRQWGTSSASVCTQVMASSIAGHLLIEKYCHWLTRHELRPSRAEVERFYREHREQFRIPEQIEAAHIVCNIERPADEPIARDRIQQAEEQLNRGVAFPKVAERFSDCGGKATLGWIERGTMVEAFDEVVFALKPGQRSPIFQTVFGLHIATVLRRKSAGYESLEELRLNIARHILEERKNRTIAAATEEAYRAATIEGTL; this is encoded by the coding sequence GTGCCAATCACCATCAACGGCGAACGCATCGAAGATGCACTCTTCCTCGAAGAGTTCCGCCACCTCGGCGGTCAGAGCATCGACCCCACGCAGCCCGGTGCGGAACACGAACTCGACCGCCTCCGCCATCTCGCCGAGCGTCGCGTCCTCCGCAACGTCCTCCTCCGTCAACGCGCCATCGCCGCCGGCTTTACCGTTACTCCGGAAGAGGTCCTCAACGAACGCTCCCGCCAATGGGGAACCTCCAGCGCCTCCGTCTGCACGCAGGTCATGGCCTCATCCATCGCGGGCCACCTTCTCATCGAGAAGTACTGCCACTGGCTCACCCGCCACGAACTCCGCCCCTCCCGCGCCGAGGTCGAGCGCTTCTACCGCGAGCATCGCGAGCAGTTCCGCATCCCCGAGCAGATTGAAGCCGCTCACATCGTCTGCAACATCGAACGCCCAGCAGACGAGCCCATCGCCCGCGACCGTATCCAGCAAGCCGAAGAGCAACTCAACCGCGGGGTAGCCTTCCCCAAAGTGGCCGAGCGATTCTCCGACTGCGGCGGCAAAGCCACTCTCGGCTGGATCGAGCGCGGCACCATGGTCGAAGCCTTCGACGAAGTCGTCTTCGCCCTCAAGCCCGGCCAGCGCTCGCCCATCTTCCAAACCGTCTTCGGACTTCACATCGCCACCGTCCTGCGCCGCAAGTCCGCCGGCTACGAGTCCCTCGAAGAACTCCGTCTCAACATCGCTCGGCACATCCTCGAAGAACGCAAGAATCGCACCATCGCTGCCGCCACCGAAGAAGCCTACCGCGCCGCGACGATAGAAGGGACCCTATGA
- a CDS encoding sulfatase-like hydrolase/transferase gives MNRRKFIGLSSTAFAAVQARPALALSDPSSRPNFLFLIADDLMFRTINAINNAEVHTPNLDSLVRSGAHFTHCFHQGSWTGAVCVASRTMLNTGLSTFRAEQSDAANQAGDKPCWGQTLREAGYDTFITGKWHLDAVTLQRSFSEQGPVAPGYLPSTPDMYHRPAPGNHWDPTNRQLLGHWLKKGIWLNRKDETIQHSSALYADAAIDHLIRKVPTKTNPFFMYVGFNAPHDPRQAPQEYLDLYPPDKIAIPPNFLPEHPFDQGEHKTRDEILAPFPRTEDAVRTHRREYYAIITHMDAQIGRILDALKASGKAGNTYVILTADHGLAVGEHGLMGKQNQYECSMRMPLLISGPGIQPGKRIDEMVYQHSMYATTCDLAGVAIPPHVEFPSLVPMLRAEKPAPLYDAMFGWLNTVQRSIRTQKHKLIFYPQLNRFQVFDLERDPWEMHDLVDDPGYAQIKLNLIATFKRHQKELGDPMDIDHPRAIAPRQDL, from the coding sequence ATGAATCGACGCAAGTTTATCGGACTGTCCTCCACTGCATTCGCCGCCGTCCAGGCTAGGCCTGCCCTCGCCCTCAGCGATCCATCCTCCAGGCCCAACTTCCTCTTCCTCATCGCGGACGACCTCATGTTCCGCACCATCAATGCCATCAACAACGCCGAGGTCCACACCCCAAACCTCGACAGCCTCGTCCGCTCCGGAGCCCACTTCACCCACTGCTTCCATCAGGGCTCCTGGACCGGAGCCGTCTGCGTAGCCAGTCGCACCATGCTCAACACCGGCCTCTCTACCTTCCGTGCCGAACAATCCGACGCAGCCAACCAGGCCGGCGACAAACCCTGCTGGGGCCAGACCCTCCGCGAGGCCGGCTACGACACCTTCATCACCGGCAAGTGGCACCTTGACGCCGTCACCCTCCAGCGCTCCTTCTCCGAGCAAGGCCCCGTAGCCCCCGGCTACCTCCCGTCGACGCCCGACATGTACCACCGCCCCGCCCCCGGCAACCATTGGGACCCCACCAACCGGCAGCTCCTCGGCCACTGGCTCAAGAAGGGCATCTGGCTCAACCGCAAGGACGAGACCATCCAGCACTCCAGCGCCCTCTACGCCGACGCCGCCATCGACCACCTCATCAGGAAGGTCCCCACCAAAACGAACCCGTTCTTCATGTACGTAGGCTTCAACGCCCCGCACGACCCCCGTCAGGCACCGCAGGAGTACCTCGACCTCTACCCGCCCGACAAGATCGCTATCCCGCCCAACTTCCTCCCCGAGCATCCCTTCGATCAGGGCGAGCACAAGACCCGCGACGAGATCCTCGCGCCCTTCCCGCGCACCGAAGACGCCGTTCGCACCCACCGCCGCGAGTACTACGCCATCATCACGCACATGGACGCCCAGATCGGCCGCATCCTCGACGCTCTCAAGGCCTCCGGCAAGGCCGGCAACACCTACGTCATCCTCACCGCAGACCACGGCCTCGCCGTCGGCGAGCACGGCCTCATGGGCAAGCAGAACCAGTACGAGTGCTCCATGCGTATGCCTCTGCTCATCTCCGGCCCCGGCATCCAGCCCGGCAAGCGCATCGACGAGATGGTCTATCAGCACTCCATGTACGCCACTACCTGCGATCTCGCCGGCGTAGCAATCCCGCCGCACGTCGAGTTCCCCTCGCTCGTCCCCATGCTCCGCGCCGAAAAGCCCGCGCCCCTGTACGACGCCATGTTCGGCTGGCTCAACACGGTCCAGCGCTCCATCCGCACGCAGAAGCACAAGCTCATCTTCTATCCGCAGCTCAATCGCTTCCAGGTCTTCGATCTCGAGCGCGACCCCTGGGAGATGCACGATCTTGTCGACGATCCCGGATACGCTCAGATCAAACTCAACCTCATCGCCACCTTCAAGCGCCATCAGAAAGAGTTAGGCGACCCCATGGACATAGACCACCCCAGGGCCATCGCGCCCCGACAGGATTTGTAA
- a CDS encoding histidine phosphatase family protein, with protein sequence MSRYSPPVRISLITHPATAQQKAGIFPSDEPLDPQSLDTLSAISWQAPAAAHAVTAPEQRTRQTASALGLHAVEAPDLRECDYALWSGIALDTLQTEDPDGLATWLINPSARPHQGESFLSQIERISNWIESHRTTGHVVAITHTSVVRAALAYILQVPPHHALRSIEPSPLTLTDIRLTGDTWRLRSTGVPLTQALLD encoded by the coding sequence ATGAGCCGATACTCTCCGCCAGTCCGCATCTCGCTCATCACGCACCCCGCCACCGCGCAGCAGAAGGCCGGAATCTTCCCCAGCGACGAACCCCTCGATCCGCAGTCGCTCGACACCCTCTCCGCCATCTCCTGGCAGGCACCCGCCGCAGCCCACGCAGTTACCGCACCGGAGCAGCGCACACGGCAAACCGCGTCAGCGCTCGGCCTCCATGCAGTGGAAGCGCCAGACCTGCGCGAGTGCGACTACGCCCTGTGGAGCGGCATCGCCCTCGACACCCTCCAGACCGAAGACCCCGACGGCCTCGCAACCTGGCTGATCAACCCATCCGCCCGTCCCCATCAGGGCGAGTCCTTCCTCAGCCAGATCGAGCGCATAAGCAACTGGATCGAGTCGCACCGCACCACCGGCCACGTCGTCGCCATCACCCACACCTCGGTCGTACGCGCCGCCCTCGCCTACATCCTGCAGGTCCCACCCCATCACGCCTTGCGCAGCATCGAGCCATCCCCCCTCACCCTCACCGACATCCGCCTCACCGGCGACACCTGGCGCTTGCGTTCCACCGGAGTGCCTCTCACCCAGGCACTCCTCGACTAG
- a CDS encoding CbtB domain-containing protein — protein MASETAGSIARPTFVPTIPLSELIPWAVFGGLLLLLVLYFVGAEQGATHMLRGSSVHEFVHDGRHLLGFPCH, from the coding sequence ATGGCATCTGAAACCGCAGGCTCGATCGCGCGCCCCACTTTTGTACCAACGATTCCGCTGTCTGAGCTGATCCCGTGGGCGGTGTTTGGCGGTCTGTTGCTGTTGTTGGTGCTGTACTTTGTGGGCGCGGAGCAGGGTGCGACGCATATGCTGCGCGGAAGCTCGGTGCATGAGTTCGTTCACGATGGCCGCCATCTGCTTGGCTTCCCCTGCCACTGA
- a CDS encoding CbtA family protein, with product MTRSLLIRGMVVGVLAGLLVFLAARVLGEPQVDRAIAFEAAADEAKGEAAEPEVVSRHVQKTFGLLTAAVLYGSSLGGIFGLVFAYAHGRFGPRRPRALAALLAVAGFVTVSFVPSLKYPADPPAVGNPETIGVRTTAFFLMIAISILGMVLATKVSRVAARRFGAWNAGLVGAAFYVGLVGVVGYFLPTIDEVPVGFPADLLWRFRLASWALQVVLWGAIGLLFGWLTERDARWSGAMV from the coding sequence ATGACTCGTAGTCTTCTGATTCGCGGGATGGTGGTGGGCGTGCTCGCCGGTCTGCTGGTGTTTCTTGCGGCGCGCGTGCTGGGAGAGCCGCAGGTGGATCGCGCGATTGCGTTTGAGGCTGCCGCGGATGAGGCAAAGGGCGAGGCTGCGGAGCCGGAGGTGGTGAGCCGGCATGTGCAGAAGACGTTTGGACTGCTGACGGCCGCGGTGTTGTATGGATCGTCGCTGGGTGGGATTTTCGGGCTGGTGTTCGCGTATGCGCATGGGCGGTTTGGGCCACGGAGGCCGCGGGCTCTGGCTGCGCTGCTTGCTGTGGCGGGGTTCGTCACGGTGTCGTTTGTGCCGAGTTTGAAGTATCCGGCGGATCCTCCGGCGGTTGGTAATCCCGAAACAATTGGTGTGAGAACCACGGCGTTTTTCCTGATGATCGCGATCTCGATTTTAGGGATGGTGCTGGCGACGAAGGTGAGCCGGGTTGCGGCGCGGCGCTTTGGGGCTTGGAACGCAGGGCTTGTGGGGGCGGCGTTTTATGTTGGGCTCGTGGGCGTGGTTGGTTATTTTCTGCCGACGATCGATGAGGTTCCGGTGGGGTTTCCGGCCGATCTTCTGTGGCGTTTTCGGCTTGCGTCGTGGGCGTTACAGGTGGTGCTGTGGGGTGCGATCGGGTTGTTGTTCGGGTGGCTTACGGAGCGGGATGCACGATGGTCCGGTGCGATGGTCTGA
- a CDS encoding ABC transporter substrate-binding protein: MFPSLSRRAFACSLVGLIATMRLDAQQHRRIVSTAPSITEALFALGLGDQVVGVSRYCNYPAQVEKLPKVGTYMKPDVEAIARLAPDLIVLQTASAVLTERLKAMRMTYVEVPHGTLEDVYTGIRLIANAAAVADRAVALIGKIQGELAKIQAKARVLSSPRVAVVVDRRQGTLGDLTAIGPDNYLNEILGIAGGTNVFAKAGLPRYPHLSLEAIVRENPDVIFDLSSTQDSEAMREQARPAVLALWAQHAGLKAAASGHVYFGTSNALLVPGPRAPEAAQLLFDFMHGVDGRNKR, encoded by the coding sequence GTGTTCCCTTCCCTTTCGCGGCGAGCCTTTGCGTGTTCGCTGGTTGGCTTGATTGCCACGATGCGGCTGGATGCGCAACAGCATCGGCGGATCGTCTCCACGGCGCCGAGCATTACGGAGGCGCTGTTTGCGCTTGGGCTGGGTGACCAGGTGGTGGGCGTGTCGCGGTACTGCAACTATCCGGCACAGGTGGAGAAGCTGCCCAAGGTTGGCACGTATATGAAGCCGGATGTGGAAGCGATCGCTCGACTGGCTCCCGATCTGATTGTGTTACAAACCGCCTCCGCGGTGCTGACGGAGAGGCTGAAGGCGATGCGGATGACGTATGTCGAGGTTCCGCATGGGACGCTGGAGGATGTCTATACGGGGATTCGCCTGATTGCGAACGCCGCGGCTGTGGCGGATCGAGCGGTGGCGCTGATCGGGAAGATACAGGGGGAGTTGGCGAAGATTCAGGCGAAGGCACGGGTGTTGTCCTCGCCGCGTGTTGCGGTGGTTGTAGACCGGAGGCAGGGCACGCTGGGCGACCTGACGGCGATTGGGCCGGACAATTATCTGAATGAGATTCTGGGGATCGCGGGCGGGACGAATGTGTTCGCGAAGGCTGGGCTGCCGCGCTATCCGCATCTCTCGCTCGAGGCGATTGTGCGGGAGAACCCGGATGTGATCTTCGATTTGAGCAGCACGCAGGACAGCGAGGCGATGCGCGAACAGGCGCGGCCTGCGGTGCTGGCGCTGTGGGCGCAGCATGCGGGGCTCAAGGCTGCCGCGAGCGGTCATGTTTACTTCGGGACTTCGAATGCGTTGCTTGTGCCGGGGCCGCGTGCACCGGAAGCCGCGCAGTTGTTGTTCGATTTTATGCATGGCGTGGATGGGAGAAACAAGCGGTGA
- a CDS encoding ABC transporter ATP-binding protein, giving the protein MKDVLAIDGLSFSHGKRQVLRNATFRAQPGEFLALLGVNGVGKSTLLDILAGLREPDGGTVEIDGRAQRAWGERELAQRVSHLPQAIHADLPFTAEQLVAMGRYPHTDRWFESEEDHRLIQAAMERTHCWHHRQRTFGTLSGGERQRVLLAACLAQGASTLLLDEPSTFLDIEQQLHCFSVLREEARRDKVCIAATHDLNLALTHCTRLLVLSEGVIAYDLLSSEAQRDQAWLRLFSSRLRIDSTSAGTPWVWYQ; this is encoded by the coding sequence GTGAAGGATGTGCTGGCGATCGACGGCCTGAGCTTCTCGCATGGCAAACGGCAGGTGCTGCGGAATGCTACGTTTCGTGCGCAGCCGGGGGAGTTTCTCGCGCTGCTGGGTGTCAATGGAGTGGGCAAGAGTACGTTGCTGGATATTCTGGCGGGGCTGCGTGAGCCGGATGGCGGCACGGTGGAGATTGATGGGCGTGCGCAGAGGGCATGGGGTGAGCGTGAGCTGGCGCAAAGGGTGAGCCATCTGCCGCAGGCGATCCATGCGGACCTGCCGTTTACCGCGGAACAACTGGTTGCGATGGGAAGGTATCCGCATACGGACCGGTGGTTCGAGTCGGAGGAAGATCACAGGCTGATTCAGGCAGCAATGGAGAGGACGCATTGCTGGCATCATCGGCAGAGGACGTTCGGAACGCTGAGCGGCGGAGAGCGGCAGCGGGTGCTGCTGGCTGCGTGCCTGGCGCAGGGCGCGTCTACGTTGTTGCTGGATGAGCCTTCTACGTTTCTCGATATCGAGCAGCAGTTGCATTGCTTCAGCGTGCTGCGCGAGGAGGCGCGAAGGGACAAGGTTTGTATCGCGGCTACGCATGACCTGAACCTTGCGCTGACGCATTGCACGCGGTTGCTTGTTCTGTCGGAGGGCGTGATCGCGTATGACCTTCTGTCGTCCGAGGCGCAACGCGATCAGGCTTGGCTGAGGCTGTTTTCGTCGCGGCTTCGGATCGACAGTACATCGGCGGGGACGCCGTGGGTCTGGTATCAATGA